One Scophthalmus maximus strain ysfricsl-2021 chromosome 1, ASM2237912v1, whole genome shotgun sequence genomic region harbors:
- the si:ch73-54f23.4 gene encoding zinc-binding protein A33 isoform X1, which yields MSFTLFNPLSPSITFISHFRESFRFLVFPFCRKLVCSKATDNTCSKSLLCDHKQKLVQAIKRIEHEADECREAETRTYSESVEVESRFDELEREIRAEFQNLHRFLDEEECKDLERLRRERQKQLKQLKEREKKIAEQGKDLERAITVLDNKLAEEDSPKLLKEIQDLIKRSQVSFVPPPEVDTEVRSGQFVGPIQYRIWKHMKRCLYPNITSMTFDPETAHPSLSLSQSCTSVWFEDDKDTKDIQASPRRFHFYYCVLGHQGFTTGRHYWEVEVGRKTAWRLGVAQEDVPRGEMAATGTSSGLWTLALKGGSVLACTDPKPTKVNVSTNLVRIGVFLDCEKEEVSFYNAVTMGPIYTFTMGTVIVPLFPFYNPCDTDDGTNAAPIEIFIPSL from the exons ATGTCCTTCACTTTGTTCaaccctctttctccctccatcacttttatttcacattttcgcGAGTCTTTTCGATTtctggtttttcctttttgcagaaAACTGGTGTGTTCCAAAGCCACCGACAACACCTGCAGTAAAAGCCTCCTCTGTGATCACAAG caaaAACTTGTCCAGGCTATTAAAAGAATTGAGCATGAAGCAGATGAGtgcagagaagcagagacaAGGACGTACTCAGAGTCAGTGGAAGTAGAG AGCAGATTTGATGAGCTGGAACGAGAAATCCGAGCCGAGTTTCAGAACCTCCATCGCTTCTTGGATGAAGAGGAGTGTAAGGACCTGGAGCgactgaggagggagagacagaaacaactgaagcagctgaaggagagagagaagaaaatagcTGAGCAAGGGAAGGACCTGGAGAGAGCAATTACAGTGCTCGACAACAAACTGGCTGAGGAGGACAGTCCCAAGCTGCTCAAA GAAATTCAAGATCTTATAAAAAG GTCTCAGGTCAGCTTTGTTCCTCCTCCGGAGGTGGACACTGAGGTGCGCTCTGGCCAGTTTGTGGGCCCCATCCAGTACAGGATATGGAAACATATGAAACGCTGCCTCTACCCAa ATATTACAtcaatgacctttgaccctgagaCTGCTCACCCTAGTCTGTCACTGTCCCAGTCTTGCACCTCAGTTTGGTTTGAGGATGATAAAGACACGAAGGATATCCAGGCCAGCCCGCGACGGTTCCACTTCTACTACTGTGTGTTGGGTCATCAGGGCTTCACCACAGGGCGACACtactgggaggtggaggtgggtcGTAAGACAGCATGGAGGTTGGGTGTAGCACAAGAAGATGTCCCAAGAGGGGAGATGGCTGCTACAGGCACATCCAGTGGCCTGTGGACCCTGGCCCTGAAGGGAGGTTCTGTCCTGGCCTGCACCGACCCAAAACCCACCAAAGTAAATGTGTCTACCAATCTTGTCCGCATCGGGGTGTTCTTAGACTGTGAAAAGGAAGAGGTGTCTTTTTATAATGCTGTTACCATGGGGCCAATCTACACCTTCACCATGGGAACAGTAATAGTTCCGCTGTTCCCCTTTTACAACCCATGTGACACAGATGATGGAACTAACGCGGCACCAATTGAGATTTTTATCCCGTCACTATAA
- the ino80e gene encoding INO80 complex subunit E isoform X2: protein MMNGQADVEVDYKRKYKNLKRKLKFLVYEQECFQEELRRAQRKLLKVSRDKSFLLDRLLQYERIDEDSSDSEATVSSDNSEGEGPRERERERDREGAKKRRTSPGACLPSSSSPHLSLLSRPGVNPLHSSGSGPYLNTVVTPMAANYPSATAAPPTASSPFSWVPRQMLSGDAAEEEGESDGDSDRGDEDRGEGDEAELVIDIPNE, encoded by the exons ATGATGAACGGCCAAGCGGACGTCGAGGTTGACTACAAGCGGAAATACAAAAATCTGAAGAGAAAGTTAAAATTCCTCGTTTAT GAGCAGGAATGCTttcaggaggagctgaggcGAGCACAGAGAAAACTTCTGAAAGTTTCTAGGGACAAAAG CTTCCTCCTGGACAGACTGCTGCAGTATGAGAGGATAGATGAGGACTCGTCGG ATTCAGAAGCAACCGTTTCTTCAGACAACAGCGAAGGAGAAGGGcccagggagagggagagggaacggGACCGAGAAGGAGCAAAGAA GCGAAGAACTAGTCCTGGGGCGTGtcttccctcctcatcctcccctcatctctccttGCTGTCCCGTCCTGGTGTCAATCCACTGCATTCATCGGGCTCTGGACCGTACCTCAACACT GTTGTCACTCCAATGGCAGCTAATTACCCATCTGCCACTGCGGCTCCTCCGACAGCCAGCAGCCCCTTCAGCTGGGTTCCCAGACAGATGCTTAGTGGAGATGCggcggaggaggaaggggagagcgATGGAGACAGcgacagaggagatgaagacagaggggagggggacgagGCAGAACTAGTCATTGACATCCCCAACgagtga
- the ino80e gene encoding INO80 complex subunit E isoform X1: MMNGQADVEVDYKRKYKNLKRKLKFLVYEQECFQEELRRAQRKLLKVSRDKSFLLDRLLQYERIDEDSSDSEATVSSDNSEGEGPRERERERDREGAKKRRTSPGACLPSSSSPHLSLLSRPGVNPLHSSGSGPYLNTMPFPPEYLAPPAERMKKERKTKTPKNKREPTGKVVTPMAANYPSATAAPPTASSPFSWVPRQMLSGDAAEEEGESDGDSDRGDEDRGEGDEAELVIDIPNE; the protein is encoded by the exons ATGATGAACGGCCAAGCGGACGTCGAGGTTGACTACAAGCGGAAATACAAAAATCTGAAGAGAAAGTTAAAATTCCTCGTTTAT GAGCAGGAATGCTttcaggaggagctgaggcGAGCACAGAGAAAACTTCTGAAAGTTTCTAGGGACAAAAG CTTCCTCCTGGACAGACTGCTGCAGTATGAGAGGATAGATGAGGACTCGTCGG ATTCAGAAGCAACCGTTTCTTCAGACAACAGCGAAGGAGAAGGGcccagggagagggagagggaacggGACCGAGAAGGAGCAAAGAA GCGAAGAACTAGTCCTGGGGCGTGtcttccctcctcatcctcccctcatctctccttGCTGTCCCGTCCTGGTGTCAATCCACTGCATTCATCGGGCTCTGGACCGTACCTCAACACT ATGCCCTTCCCACCAGAGTATTTGGCTCCCCCAGCTGAACgcatgaagaaagagagaaaaacaaagacgccaaaaaacaagagagaaccTACAGGgaag GTTGTCACTCCAATGGCAGCTAATTACCCATCTGCCACTGCGGCTCCTCCGACAGCCAGCAGCCCCTTCAGCTGGGTTCCCAGACAGATGCTTAGTGGAGATGCggcggaggaggaaggggagagcgATGGAGACAGcgacagaggagatgaagacagaggggagggggacgagGCAGAACTAGTCATTGACATCCCCAACgagtga
- the si:ch73-54f23.4 gene encoding zinc-binding protein A33 isoform X2 translates to MDPFIQKKLVCSKATDNTCSKSLLCDHKQKLVQAIKRIEHEADECREAETRTYSESVEVESRFDELEREIRAEFQNLHRFLDEEECKDLERLRRERQKQLKQLKEREKKIAEQGKDLERAITVLDNKLAEEDSPKLLKEIQDLIKRSQVSFVPPPEVDTEVRSGQFVGPIQYRIWKHMKRCLYPNITSMTFDPETAHPSLSLSQSCTSVWFEDDKDTKDIQASPRRFHFYYCVLGHQGFTTGRHYWEVEVGRKTAWRLGVAQEDVPRGEMAATGTSSGLWTLALKGGSVLACTDPKPTKVNVSTNLVRIGVFLDCEKEEVSFYNAVTMGPIYTFTMGTVIVPLFPFYNPCDTDDGTNAAPIEIFIPSL, encoded by the exons ATGGATCCCTTTATTCAGAA aaAACTGGTGTGTTCCAAAGCCACCGACAACACCTGCAGTAAAAGCCTCCTCTGTGATCACAAG caaaAACTTGTCCAGGCTATTAAAAGAATTGAGCATGAAGCAGATGAGtgcagagaagcagagacaAGGACGTACTCAGAGTCAGTGGAAGTAGAG AGCAGATTTGATGAGCTGGAACGAGAAATCCGAGCCGAGTTTCAGAACCTCCATCGCTTCTTGGATGAAGAGGAGTGTAAGGACCTGGAGCgactgaggagggagagacagaaacaactgaagcagctgaaggagagagagaagaaaatagcTGAGCAAGGGAAGGACCTGGAGAGAGCAATTACAGTGCTCGACAACAAACTGGCTGAGGAGGACAGTCCCAAGCTGCTCAAA GAAATTCAAGATCTTATAAAAAG GTCTCAGGTCAGCTTTGTTCCTCCTCCGGAGGTGGACACTGAGGTGCGCTCTGGCCAGTTTGTGGGCCCCATCCAGTACAGGATATGGAAACATATGAAACGCTGCCTCTACCCAa ATATTACAtcaatgacctttgaccctgagaCTGCTCACCCTAGTCTGTCACTGTCCCAGTCTTGCACCTCAGTTTGGTTTGAGGATGATAAAGACACGAAGGATATCCAGGCCAGCCCGCGACGGTTCCACTTCTACTACTGTGTGTTGGGTCATCAGGGCTTCACCACAGGGCGACACtactgggaggtggaggtgggtcGTAAGACAGCATGGAGGTTGGGTGTAGCACAAGAAGATGTCCCAAGAGGGGAGATGGCTGCTACAGGCACATCCAGTGGCCTGTGGACCCTGGCCCTGAAGGGAGGTTCTGTCCTGGCCTGCACCGACCCAAAACCCACCAAAGTAAATGTGTCTACCAATCTTGTCCGCATCGGGGTGTTCTTAGACTGTGAAAAGGAAGAGGTGTCTTTTTATAATGCTGTTACCATGGGGCCAATCTACACCTTCACCATGGGAACAGTAATAGTTCCGCTGTTCCCCTTTTACAACCCATGTGACACAGATGATGGAACTAACGCGGCACCAATTGAGATTTTTATCCCGTCACTATAA